The Cannabis sativa cultivar Pink pepper isolate KNU-18-1 chromosome 8, ASM2916894v1, whole genome shotgun sequence genomic interval GTAGCGCACTTACTAGCCTTTTCGAGACGAGAAGCAAACCAATTTTGAAGTGTGAACCTGATGAAGTCAACCAAAATAGTTACTGGATATTTTCTGAATTCTTCTGTCACCTTGTTGAAGCTTTCGGCAGCGTTGCTTGTCATTATGTTATACCGATCGCCTAGACAATAAGGACGAGCCCACTTTTCAAACCCTATTTGCTCGACGTATGTAGCAATGGCAGGGTCCATCTGTTTCAGCACCTCAAAATGCCTATCACATTCCGTCTTGTTCCATGCGTAAGCTGCAAGCcatatttgcttgttgcatACATCAGTCTTAAACTTGTGATTGACATTCATAGTAATATGCTTGAAGCATGCACAGTGGCATGCTTCTGGGAAAACAACATCAACAGCatgttcaatgctttgatgcctatccgataTGAACATAAGATTTTCAACCTCACCAATGGCTTCCTTCAACTTCCGCAAGAAATACTTCCAAGAGTCATGATTCTCACTGTCAACAATTGCAAAGGCTACCGAAAACAATTGGTTGTTTGCATCGTACGCAACAGCAACTAACAGTGTTCCTCCatacttcgtcttcaagaatGTTCCGTCGATACTAATCACAGGACGACAAAACTTAAATCCCTTCCTACAAGCATCGAGTGACCAgaaacagtacttgaaccgGTTATCCTCGCTGACAATGTCAGTAATAGTGcctggattcttctgttccagcatgTAGAAGTAACCATATAATTTCGTATAAGATTCTGCTGGAGTACCCCTCTTGTACATAACTGCCTTCTCTCTACatctccaagctttctcataACTCATCTTGATGCCATATTCATCAAACATatccctctgtatgtcttttGCCTTGTAGTTAGATCCATCTGAtgtgtacttgttcttaataatGTGACCAATGACCCACTTGCCGCTTTTGCCGGTGATCAGAATGCCTAGAATccaagttacatgtgtgttcgttGTGAAACACAGTAACCTCAAACATGTCACAAAGTGCCCTCTTCTTCCCCCttaatctccatttacaattttCATCCTTACAAGTAACGTAAAACACATCAGTGCCAGACTTACTTCCCATccactcaaaattatttttcagtgcATAGCTTCCCACTACATTCTTCAATTCTTCCTTGTTTTTGTACAACTTGCCAAGATATATCTCCCCTGAAGGCGTACCACTAAGAGATGTTGTATACACATTATTTTCCTCTATGTCTTCCCTTGTCCACACAAGAGGTTTGAATTTAGTAGAAACTTCAAATTCAGATACAGGAGCACTATCGAAGGACCCGGCCGATCGCTACTAGTTCCTGGTGTTTGGCGATTCTCACTACGGGGGGGTCTTCTTTGTCGCTCTACTTGGTTGCTTGGAGTTAGTTCCATCCTCAGGGGAGGTACATCAGCAGCCACATCATCATCCACACCCAAATCAACCACAGGATCATTGTTGTAAAAGGGAGCATCGAACTCATCTGAATGATGAAATTCGATACCCACTCTCTCATCATCTACATTAGTGCCAACTTGCTCGTCCAAACCAACCCCCAGATCAGTTTCTGGGACAAAGGTCCCAACAACACTTCTAGGGGTTACATTTCGGGGAGTCTGCTCCAAATTCACATTCTTCTTCACCTTAGTCACAAATAGTGGCAACAAGTTGTCCACACTCATTTTTGCCTTCATGCTCAAGAACACTCGTAGTTGACTATCTTTCACTAAAACCTCAGGTGGAAACTTAGTGCCTTTCATGTACATGTAAAGAACTTCTAACTTCAATTCATACACCAAGGGGTCCACCTCCAACTCCTCATGCAAAACTTCACGCAACTTTTTCAAAGGTACAAATCAATGTCCAATATCAATGTCTTACTTTTTGAGGAATCAAATACCCAGTTGAAACCCTCCAAAGTCCAAACTCCATCATACAGTACAGGCACAAATACAGATGAATCTGTCCCAAagaaatacaaacaaataaacaGAAAAAATCAGCATACAATATCGCACATACATCGCACAAGGTACTACGGAAGTCGCACAATGTCGCCTAATACAACTTCAATATGCTGGAGTATCATGTCGCACAATAATCACACACAAATCGCATAAGGTCGCAGATTAAAACATACATGTTAAAATCGCATAATGCTGCACAAATGTCGCACACAAATCGCATAACATCATAATCGCACACTAATCACATAACTATTACAAATGTCTCATACAACTATAATATGCTGGAGTAACATGTCGCACAATAATCGCACACAAATCGCATAAGGTCGCAGATTTAAACATACATGACAAAATCGCATAATGGTGCACAAATGTCGCACATAAATCGCATAACATCATAATCGCACACTAATCTCATAACTATCGTACAATGTCGCCAAAATTAATCATGTCACCCCTAACCTCAGGTTCCTCATGAAAATCGCACAAAGTCGCATAAAATCGCAAAAACAcgtaaaaacccagaaaaacacagACTGTTCGGAACAAACTCTACCTCCATTTCAAGGACACAAATGCCACAAATTACAACTAACAACGTTCAGATCCAtacaatacaacaaaaaacaacACTATTTACTAAGAAAAATACTTACCCATTGCTTTGTTGAGTGTGGTGGACTTTGAGGGTGAGAATCTTCAAGGTGGCAGTCGGCCAAGACGTGGAGGTGGTCAAGGCGCAATGGCCAGTAATGGCGGCAACGGAGAGAGCAATGAGAAAGAGAGACAaagtgaaagagagagagtgcgagaagagagagagtgagagaagagagagagagagagatcaaacgagagggaaagagagagaaaggagggGCTGATTTTTTTGGGTTTGAGGAGAGGGCATTTTGGGGTTACCATTAAAAGATTGGCATAGTTACCAAATTCTTAGGATGATGGTATAATTTAACACCATTACACATTTTTAAGCATAAaatgtcaaatttcccttttaaaatTACTTCTGTGAGCGTAAATTTCTCTAAAGAATACCCATAATGAGTGTAATTTGTATTTTGCCTTGAATTATCCAAACTCGTAAACTAGGGGTGAAGGACCCAAGTCGCTGAGGCCTATACTTAATTAAGAAAGTCCATTAACGACGACAATTGAAATGTCGTAAGTCATTCTTGCTTTCAAGCGCACTATTGTAATGTTGAGTAGAGTTGTCACACACTAACCCAACCCCTTCGACGTGAGAGGAGTGGCGGCAAATGCAATTCCAAAAATTAGAGACACACAGAGAAAGACCTTTTCACTGTAACAATGGAGGACTCCACCTCCCCACCTTTCAATTTGGGGATTTTGGGTACTCTCTCTCACCACCAGATTCAAGAGATCATCGATAGCTACAACGGCTTCTGCTCTGCCACCAACGTGCTTCTCCACGGCGCCGGGGATCTTTCTATCGGTTCCGAGTTCATCGTTCACGTCCACGGCCTCTGCAAGCACGGCCTCGACTCTTTGGTTCGGGACCACTTTCTCCGAGTTCTTGAGGTGACCAATTTCACTCTTGGACCATCAAAGTTCCTTTATGTTTTCCGGGAAAgcgatgatttttttttactcttGTTTGGTTTCTACCTGTTTGAAAACTAGGGTTAATTCGATTTAGTCTTGTTTAACAGGAAACCTTTCAGAAAAATGGTGTCTTCAAATTTTGGGGGCATTTCGATTCTTGCGCCAATGCTTCTGAACTGGAAATGAAAAACTCTCATGTACGTTAGAATATATCAGTAATGAGTTTCAAAAATCTCTCATGGGTTTATTTATCCATTTACTAATAGGTGTTTCGTGCAATATTTTAAAGCCAGAATGGGGAGGATGAAATTCAAGAAGTACTTTGCAAAGCTCTAGAAGAGATAACAACGGAGAAGCAATATCAAGAGAAGTGTTTGTTAATGCTGGTTCATGCTTTACAGTCTTTCGAGGATCATGTTTCTGGAGGAAGCCACAATTCAGATGCAGAGAGAGTTTACCTCCTTTCTAAGTATCAAATGCTTGTATCTTCGGTTCTGATGGCTACCCTTCCTCGTCATTTTCCAGgtatataaaatatgaatatatgtACTCAATGACACATTTGGTGCTGATTTGATCATTTAAGTTCGCATTTTGAATTTGGATGACGAAGGTTTTCCATCAGATGAGACGTGTACTTTAATTTGGTGTTTATGTGAACGTTTATTGTTTCCACCTTTCAATTTCTGTCCTTTTGATTACACccatcttttctttttcttctcatgCCAATCTTCTTAGATATGCTTGACTGGTATTTTAAGGAACGATTGGAGGAGCTAAGTACTATCATGGCTGGAGATGATAGTGAATTTCAAGATGGGGATGGAATTGGTTCACATGAAAGGAGCAAAGTATCCTGTGGGGCTGGTCAAATGGAAATTGATGATTCCTCTGGCCATGGCAGGTTCTCAGAAAATAATAAGTTGGTGAAAAACATTGGGAAGGTTGTTTGCGATCTAAGAAATCTTGGGTTTACATCTATGACGGAAGATGCCTATGCTTCTGCTATATTTTTTCTTCTCAAGGTTAAAATTTGGACCTCTATTGCACTAAGCATctttcttatcttattttacttTCCCACTCCCTTTGATATATCCAGCATCTTCTTCTGTACAAGTGTGCTAAATTCGACCTATTCCATGTTTTCATTATAAATAAACTAATCTCTGGGAGTCTGGGTCATTTCTAATATGCTGTCCACATGCAGGCCAAAGTACATGATCTTGCTGGTGATGATTACAGGAGTTCTGTTTTGGAATCCATTAAAGGGTGGATACAGGTTGCTTTCTTGAGCTCTCTCCACTTTTCCAGTTTACAGATTAAGAACAATTGGCAATGCTGAAGTTATTGTTAATTAAACTGTTTCTATTTATCTATGTAGTGTGTAATACTGGAGGTTTACTTTTCAATAGTTTTTCTTAACGCAGAAAGCATTTAATTTGACAAAGAaaacaaatataatt includes:
- the LOC133030398 gene encoding uncharacterized protein LOC133030398, with product MFDEYGIKMSYEKAWRCREKAVMYKRGTPAESYTKLYGYFYMLEQKNPGTITDIVSEDNRFKYCFWSLDACRKGFKFCRPVISIDGTFLKTKYGGTLLVAVAYDANNQLFSVAFAIVDSENHDSWKYFLRKLKEAIGEVENLMFISDRHQSIEHAVDVVFPEACHCACFKHITMNVNHKFKTDVCNKQIWLAAYAWNKTECDRHFEVLKQMDPAIATYVEQIGFEKWARPYCLGDRYNIMTSNAAESFNKVTEEFRKYPVTILVDFIRFTLQNWFASRLEKASKCATPLATTFENDLKDQHKDGMFRSVLRNGAQLFNVGTSPQGERGGDVNLVERTCTCGLFQTLKIPCPHACVATGSQNVSVYTLCSPYYTKETWKKIYDATINIVGEEDEWVLPEHIKNIRIGVPVEKKPVGRPRKSNAGRRPTKRRPSNGQVVVEPHHCSLCHGSGHNRATCKARV